DNA from Vibrio alfacsensis:
TTCACCCAGAAGCTGAAGCGAAAGTGCCTTACATCACAACGGTACTTGGTAAAGAACCTGCAATCGCAGCGACTGACTACATGAAGAACTACGCAGAACAAGTTCGTGCATTCATGCCGACTGAGTCTTACAAAGTTCTTGGTACTGACGGGTTCGGTCGTTCAGACAGCCGTGACAACCTGCGTCGTCACTTCGAAGTTAATGCAGGCTACGTGGTAGTTGCAGCACTAACTGAACTAGCGAAACGTGGTGATGTTGAGAAGTCTGTTGTTGCTGAAGCAATTGCTAAGTTCAACATCGACACTGAAAAAACAAACCCACTTTACGCTTAATACAGCGCTTAACTAGAAGGTAAATAAGCAATGGCAATCGAAATTAATGTACCTGACATCGGTGCGGATGAGGTTGAAGTTACTGAGATTCTTGTAAGCGTTGGCGACAAGGTTGAAGAAGAACAGTCTCTGATCACTGTTGAAGGCGACAAAGCTTCTATGGAAGTTCCAGCGTCTCAAGCAGGTATCGTAAAAGAAATCAAAGTTGCAGAAGGCGATTCTGTTTCTACTGGTTCTCTAATCATGATTTTCGAAGCCGAGGGTGCAGCAGACGCTGCACCTGCTCCTGCGGCTGAAGCGGCTCCAGCAGCAGCTCCAGCTCCAGCAGCAGCGGCAGCAGAACTAAAAGAAGTTCACGTTCCTGATATCGGTGGCGACGAAGTAGAAGTTACTGAGATCATGGTTAAAGTTGGCGATGCAGTAGAAGAAGAGCAATCTCTTTTAACGGTTGAAGGCGACAAAGCTTCTATGGAAGTACCAGCACCATTTGCAGGTACGGTTAAAGAGATCAAGATTGCTGAAGGTGATTCAGTAACAACTGGCTCTCTAGTAATGGTATTTGAGGTGGCTGGCACTCCGGTGGCTGGTTCAGGCGCAGCGGCTCCAGCCTCTGTTGCAGAGGCAGCACCTGCAGCGGCTCCAGCAGTAGCAGCAGATAAAGAAGTAAACGTTCCAGACATCGGCGGTGACGAAGTAGAAGTTACTGAGATCATGGTTAAAGTTGGCGATACAGTAGAAGAAGAGCAATCTCTAATCACTGTAGAAGGCGACAAAGCTTCGATGGAAGTACCAGCACCATTCGCAGGTACCGTTAAAGAGATCAAGATTGCTGAAGGCGATTCAGTAACGACTGGCTCTCTAATCATGGTATTTGAGGTGGCAGGCACTCCGGTAGCAGGTGCAGCTCCTGTTGCAGCACCAGTTCAAGCAGCGGCACCAGCTGTAACTCCAGCTCCAGCGGCAGCATCTGCTCCAGCAGTAAAAGTTGAAGCTCCTGCAGCAAATGATTTCCAAGAGAATGGTGACTACGCACACGCATCTCCAGTTGTTCGTCGTCTAGCTCGTGAATTTGGCGTTAACCTATCTAAGGTTAAAGGTA
Protein-coding regions in this window:
- the aceF gene encoding pyruvate dehydrogenase complex dihydrolipoyllysine-residue acetyltransferase — its product is MAIEINVPDIGADEVEVTEILVSVGDKVEEEQSLITVEGDKASMEVPASQAGIVKEIKVAEGDSVSTGSLIMIFEAEGAADAAPAPAAEAAPAAAPAPAAAAAELKEVHVPDIGGDEVEVTEIMVKVGDAVEEEQSLLTVEGDKASMEVPAPFAGTVKEIKIAEGDSVTTGSLVMVFEVAGTPVAGSGAAAPASVAEAAPAAAPAVAADKEVNVPDIGGDEVEVTEIMVKVGDTVEEEQSLITVEGDKASMEVPAPFAGTVKEIKIAEGDSVTTGSLIMVFEVAGTPVAGAAPVAAPVQAAAPAVTPAPAAASAPAVKVEAPAANDFQENGDYAHASPVVRRLAREFGVNLSKVKGTGRKSRILKEDVQAYVKDALKRLESGAGAAASGKGDGAALGLLPWPKVDFSKFGETEVQKLSKIKKISGANLHRNWVMIPHVTQWDNADITELEAFRKEQNAIEAKKDTGMKITPLVFIMKAVAKALEAFPAFNSSLSEDGESIILKKYVNVGIAVDTPNGLVVPVFKDVNKKGIYELSEELMVVSKKARAGKLTAADMQGGCFTISSLGGIGGTAFTPIVNAPEVGILGVSKSEMKPVWNGKEFEPRLQLPLSLSYDHRVIDGAEGARFITYLNECLSDIRRLVL